The Emticicia oligotrophica DSM 17448 genome contains the following window.
TCAAATGATTTTGGATTTTAATGGCTATCTCGCTTAGCTTTTTCTTTTATCTGGCTGATTTTCAATGACATTTCTTTTAATAAGTTGGGTTGTTGACTACTTAAATCGTTTCTTTCGCCATTATCAACTTTTACATTATACAATTGAGGACTGTGTTTGAAACCACCTTCTACACCTTTATTAGCCATAAAATTAGGTAAGTTAGCATTAGAAGGAAATGGCTCAATGTATTTCCATTCATCTTTTCTAAGAGAGAAAGTATATGATTCTTCAAGCAAATATTCCCTTCCTTTTTCTGTTTTGCCAAGGAATGTATTGATGAGATTTTCACTATCAATGGCCTCATTATCAGCTAAAGGCTGATTCAAAAGAGCAGCAATAGAAGCATAAAAATCTACTTGGCTTACCAATGCGTTACTAACCTTTGGTTTGATTGTTTTATTCCATCGTATGATTGTTGGAACCCTTGTCCCGCCTTCGTAGGCACTATATTTACCTCCTCTGAATGGTCCGGCGGGTTTGTGATTACCCAGTAATTCTACCGCTTTGTCATCGTATCCATCGTTTAGTACTGGGCCATTATCACTCGTAAAAATTATGAGCGTATTTTCGTCGAGACCTAACTTTTTTATTTCATTCATTACTTCACCCGTAATCCAATCCATTTGTGCGATGACATCTCCACGAGGCCCCATACTACTAGCACCAACAAATTTTTTATTTGGTAATCTTGGTACATGGATATCATGGTAGGAAAAAAAGAGAAAGAAAGGTTTGTTTTTGTCTCATTAATGAATTTTTTGGCTTTGCCTGTCAGAATATTCGGGAATTCTTCATCTACCCAAAGAGCTTGTTCACCACCTTTCATATAACCGATTCGGCTGACCCCATTGACAATAGTATTACTGTGTTGTTTATCAGCTTTTTGTTTTAATAATTCTGGGTTATCAATGCCGTTAGGATACCCGTCGAGTTTTAACTCATAGTTTACCTCAATCGGATTTTTGGAATCTGCATTAACTACACGTTGATTTTCTACATAAATGGTAGGGACTCTATCGCCAGTGGCTGGAATCAGAAAACTGTAGTCAAAGCCAATTTCCAATGGTCCTGGCTTAATATCTCCATTCCAATTAATTTTACCATCACCAAGACCTAAATGCCATTTCCCGACTACTCCTGTGGCATATCCAGCTTTTTTAAGCATGCTTGGTAGCGTATGGCTACCCGGTTTTATAAGCAGAGGTGCATCGCCTGGTAAAATAGCTGCTTTATTTCTAAAGGCATATTGGCCTGTAAGAAATGAATATCTCGAAGGTGTACATGTAGCGGCGGTGCTATGTCCATCCGTAAAAGAAATGCCTTCTCTAGCCATTCTGTCAACAGTGGGTGTTTTTACCCCTTTAGCACCGTTAAAACCAATGTCACCATATCCTAAATCATCAATATAGAATACTACGATGTTAGGCTTTTTGATTGGAGGTATTTTTGTCTTTTGAGGAATTATAAAAGCTCCAGTCATAATAAATATAACAAAAGCAACTGATACAACTTTAGCGTATTTCATGAGATTGAAGTTTGATGTTCAGAATTTTAATAAATCTTTACCGCTCCAATA
Protein-coding sequences here:
- a CDS encoding sulfatase-like hydrolase/transferase yields the protein MHVPRLPNKKFVGASSMGPRGDVIAQMDWITGEVMNEIKKLGLDENTLIIFTSDNGPVLNDGYDDKAVELLGNHKPAGPFRGGKYSAYEGGTRVPTIIRWNKTIKPKVSNALVSQVDFYASIAALLNQPLADNEAIDSENLINTFLGKTEKGREYLLEESYTFSLRKDEWKYIEPFPSNANLPNFMANKGVEGGFKHSPQLYNVKVDNGERNDLSSQQPNLLKEMSLKISQIKEKAKRDSH
- a CDS encoding sulfatase-like hydrolase/transferase produces the protein MKYAKVVSVAFVIFIMTGAFIIPQKTKIPPIKKPNIVVFYIDDLGYGDIGFNGAKGVKTPTVDRMAREGISFTDGHSTAATCTPSRYSFLTGQYAFRNKAAILPGDAPLLIKPGSHTLPSMLKKAGYATGVVGKWHLGLGDGKINWNGDIKPGPLEIGFDYSFLIPATGDRVPTIYVENQRVVNADSKNPIEVNYELKLDGYPNGIDNPELLKQKADKQHSNTIVNGVSRIGYMKGGEQALWVDEEFPNILTGKAKKFINETKTNLSFSFFPTMISMYQDYQIKNLLVLVVWGLVEMSSHKWIGLRVK